Proteins co-encoded in one Populus trichocarpa isolate Nisqually-1 chromosome 10, P.trichocarpa_v4.1, whole genome shotgun sequence genomic window:
- the LOC7475387 gene encoding chromatin structure-remodeling complex protein SYD isoform X25, which translates to MASSQSSQNVELEAAKFLHKLIQDSKDEPAKLATKLYVILQHMKSSGKEHSMPYQVISRAMETVINQHGLDIEALRSSRLPLTGGTQMGDSSTAQYGGSSQAVGVGKDSKAGLAENEISKVDPSASSRPPAGPSSAGHDYYQGSGTQRSSQSFDHESPSSLETRSANSQSQERGANQKDGKKAVAKRKRGDSSLHLEMHVENPQQLDPRNTIVNPRKGKMNKVDSPGSYAVRGGENTSFNKVPSSGQLEVSSSYVSAGQQQGGSLSSAHESLTSRCMWNQNKAGLPLERSQVPRFSSNAVSGNATAEIPLQQSAISSLGSSAFSKVHGGMPATSYPAGPMGEPGFAGLVQYGGSEHQKHGLAKGAVASSAEKTSEGFFSANRVDDFPTSLSTGKILENDGGSSNMFAESNKIIQGGRQSSNSELTMIRSTPPRDVGKSPVSQGSVSPGMPFNEQQLRQLRAQCLVFLAFRNVLPPKKLHLDIALGNVVPKDGGTLDGPRKELTDHKGKAQSSNEPTNIPELLMPCGRLNNAKEFDKVLPGLGGRFLDENCASKEADKLKMMEDKSGLPSDPSMLADERKYLYSTRKLDAEIQRQEAVESQAVFTTAMQQPDSARGGLPLSNPVDSMGNAFLQVGKTDHASSATFINKQAIPEAVSWTRIGSQSLPSGSIQLGLVPDRKDNAPSQFHILGNSNASEQDDDDKSAASTDSPPSPKYTMLEKWIMDQQRKKLLTEQGWVLKQQKTKQRIATCFDKLKETVSSSEDISAKTKIVIELKKLQLLELQRRLRSNFLNDFFKPITNDMDRLKSYKKHKHGRRIKQLERYEQKMKEERQKRIRERQKEFFAEIEVHKERLEDVFKIKRERWKGFNKYVKEFHKRKERTHREKIDRIQREKINLLKINDVEGYLRMVQDAKSDRVKQLLKETEKYLQKLGSKLQEAKSMASRFENDMDESRHAAVVEKNETSVENEDESDQAKHYMESNEKYYLMAHSVKESIAEQPTCLLGGKLREYQMNGLRWLVSLYNNHLNGILADEMGLGKTVQVISLICYLMETKNDRGPFLVVVPSSVLPGWETEINFWAPGIHKIVYSGPPEERRRLFKEKIVHQKFNVLLTTYEYLMNKHDRPKLSKIHWRYIIIDEGHRIKNASCKLNADLRHYQSSHRLLLTGTPLQNNLEELWALLNFLLPNIFNSAEDFSQWFNKPFESNGDNSADEALLSEEENLLIINRLHQVLRPFVLRRLKHKVENQLPEKIERLVRCEASAYQKLLMKRVEENLGSIGNSKARTVHNSVMELRNICNHPYLSQLHADEVDTLIPKHFLPPIIRLCGKLEMLDRLLPKLKATDHRVLFFSTMTRLLDVMEEYLTWKQYRYLRLDGHTSGGDRGSLIDRFNQQDSPYFIFLLSIRAGGVGVNLQAADTVIIFDTDWNPQVDLQAQARAHRIGQKRDVLVLRFETVQTVEEQVRASAEHKLGVANQSITAGFFDNNTSAEDRREYLESLLRECKKEEAAPVLDDDALNDLLARSESEIDVFESVDKQRRHQEMATWKSLLSGQGMDALEPLPPLPSRLVTDDDLKALYEAMKLYDMPKAGAESNAGAKRKGQHVGGLDAKHYGRGKRAREVRSYEEQWTEEEFEKMCQAESPDSPKVKEETGERNLPKEASGSLLAIGCTEPQAPPQLPPLPPPVEPLLLQQSKEVTPPSKRGRGRPRRATSDKSPAAMVLSVPPETGKVDVELQKGIESGSSKTSPLDSSPVPNLEGNSGATPHLGSRIAPSAQPTTPVSVALSSQITTAPLSVPLQSRGRGRKVQGAVQTPRRRGKNQVAVSPTTSSSAVPDPNINDQSQNVSVNPSVIAMGGTVSSAPMPQHPTNFPAAAAAAVEGISAATHHSGPGTALDSQPNPPNPSISPTIQSIVPSSSVPMQVKGQNRKTQSGTETTRRKGKKEVPVSPSVPDASDSQLSKSNPTLSQDKSGESGSKAIFMVSNQQNDALDRDVNQEQVSQEVGQDKKATELLDDVAQHRQPASTLTTHDGITRSMACAGSSGQIHGVDMHDVASVTKEVSAVNSSSKAKVLEVSGSESGVILSTPQLSKRFAEVVQNQSSEDNPSPVVYPATESLLHSATVEGVCKTVHQLAPKITSSSQPISSYPSVTPVFQSNTPEAMQVKRQGHKAPTRGEAPRRRGKKQGSISPAVDATIGQDPIVNPQMQMQNKSRDSLGSKVISLRSAQGNELKELKNVVQEAHIPSGLVGQDPKRKEASGILAVGRIQTADVTDVARVMKEIFSETCSSKNKIGDSSTVEVRSAPVSSKMSVEVAKNQSSEGKALSAVSILEATLPVMGSSNDDSKQPGSGDGVKMEGDHTPALGKAPTSEINPSMLEIKTSHGPVEKMRELIRASTENPVMGSNMEVNHSVLDAGDRDNITSQRPAPEGLLGDGGDPPMVTLSVSDVTEHPRSDSGYRTQASKASPKFSPHVSLGNRTISIKPDYTDYFSLGTVTPVADHSDSRNILSVADSVSRSSNKPSVKESLDSSLEIRDDEAKTHIQSGVDITKVEGEEVCKMQIDPAVSEASSLKYLSSSNKIEPNSSAAGASHRKDAFSQFGGIVLQNISPLRGNTYGPCENDLVGSSVAVEEPHKTEAGNKAEYSQVGAFVPKDLSENMVLPSSPLAREEEKDSRPFEQGLAGSSIEPETSKGFEAQMASKMDVSNANVIIPEIRPEHMVLPQSFLEAEENINGILENDAACCLVVPEGAKGSEVENDDQMGAQKVSDSVQEIVDPLPSSLVIEEDQVEGSSEKGALCFSVIVQNSGGSEAEAGKQLDASHAETLVRENVSENMVSPRSSLVSEAPVVEGSSEQDIFGFSVVLETSKGSATNNEVQVNPSQVDGVVPETKTGIWMQESEIARSSEKHQDDSSVAKQSKPSAIEEGSQMIVSEVGGIVHETSLENSCVPSVSETKAENANCLYEKSSHCVLLALEEAKQSETESSNQLAVSDFPMTGPENSLENICQSSCSLTMEADKIEGSSKKSSCDISVAMEESKKFEKENDESHVGSKECEESQVVGTSFEHTQVGSIGPEETSGNTDKSSYSSEMQEGKIEGSSQNIPEESNRSEAETDDQTQYGGMALANMSENIEGSYSSGMQEDKIKGSSLNVPEESNRLEAETDDQTQFGGMTLAKMSEKIEGSSLNVPEESNRSEAETNDQAQCGGMAQANMPEKIEDVSFSGMQEDKIEGSSQNVPESNRSEAETDNQTQFGGMALAKMLEKIEGSSLNVQEESNRSEAETNDQAQCGGMALANMPEKIEDLSSSGMQEDKIKGSSLNVPEESKRQEAETVTDDETQCDGMAPANMLPSSSLLEEKTDVLSEKDPAE; encoded by the exons ATTTTGCAACACATGAAATCAAGCGGGAAGGAACATTCCATGCCGTATCAAGTAATATCAAG GGCCATGGAGACTGTCATCAATCAGCATGGTCTTGATATTGAAGCTTTGAGGTCATCACGCCTTCCTTTGACCGGTGGAACTCAAATGGGGGATTCTTCGACTGCACAATATGGAG GATCTTCACAGGCAGTTGGAGTTGGGAAAGACTCTAAAGCTGGATTGGCTGAAAATGAGATATCCAAAGTTGATCCTTCTGCTTCCAGTAGGCCCCCTGCTGGCCCAAGTAGTGCAGGCCATGATTATTATCAAGGATCTGGAACTCAAAGGAGCAGCCAGTCATTTGATCATGAAAGTCCTTCTAGTTTGGAAACTAGGTCTGCCAATTCACAATCCCAAGAAAGAGGAGCGAATCAGAAGGATGGTAAAAAGGCTGTTGCTAAGAGGAAGAGGGGTGATTCATCTTTACACTTGGAAATGCATGTTGAGAATCCCCAACAACTTGATCCTCGCAATACCATAGTTAATCCAAGGAAGGGGAAAATGAACAAGGTTGACTCACCAGGGAGTTATGCAGTTAGAGGTGGTGAAAATACCAGCTTTAATAAGGTTCCTAGTAGTGGTCAGCTGGAAGTTTCATCTTCTTATGTGTCTGCAGGACAACAGCAAGGGGGTTCTCTTTCATCTGCACATGAAAGTCTCACTTCCAGGTGTATGTGGAATCAAAATAAAGCAGGGTTACCCCTTGAAAGATCTCAAGTTCCAAGGTTCTCTTCGAATGCTGTTTCTGGTAATGCAACAGCAGAAATTCCATTGCAGCAGTCAGCAATTTCATCTCTTGGATCAA GTGCTTTTAGCAAGGTTCATGGAGGGATGCCTGCCACTTCATATCCAGCAGGGCCCATGGGGGAGCCAGGGTTTGCAGGTCTAGTGCAATATGGTGGTTCTGAACATCAGAAACATGGATTGGCAAAGGGTGCTGTAGCTAGTTCTGCTGAGAAAACCTCAGAAGGATTTTTTTCTGCTAACCGTGTGGATGACTTTCCCACTTCACTTTCAACTGGAAAGATTTTAGAAAATGATGGAGGAAGTTCAAACATGTTTGCAGAGTCAAATAAAATTATCCAG GGTGGCAGGCAATCTAGTAATTCAGAATTGACAATGATTAGATCAACACCTCCTAGAGATGTTGGAAAATCTCCTGTTTCCCAGGGTTCTGTCTCTCCTGGCATGCCTTTCAATGAACAACAGCTGAGACAGCTCAGAGCTCAGTGCCTTGTCTTTTTAGCATTCAG AAATGTTTTGCCGCCAAAGAAACTTCATCTGGATATAGCACTTGGAAATGTTGTTCCTAAAGATG GTGGCACTTTGGATGGTCCTCGCAAAGAGCTGACTGATCATAAAGGAAAGGCACAATCTTCTAATGAGCCAACCAATATTCCTGAACTTTTAATGCCATGTGGAAGGCTGAATAATGCAAAGGAATTTGATAAAGTGCTTCCCGGTTTGGGGGGAAGATTCTTGGATGAAAACTGTGCATCCAAAGAAGCTGATAAACTTAAAATGATGGAGGACAAAAGTGGTCTACCTTCTGACCCCTCGATGCTTGCAGATGAAAGGAAATATCTGTACTCCACAAGGAAACTGGATGCTGAAATACAAAGGCAGGAAGCAGTGGAATCGCAGGCAGTTTTCACCACTGCAATGCAGCAGCCTGATTCAGCAAGGGGTGGTTTACCCTTGAGTAACCCTGTGGACAGCATGGGGAATGCCTTTCTTCAAGTTGGAAAAACTGACCATGCTTCTTCTGCAACATTCATAAATAAGCAGGCAATCCCTGAGGCAGTTAGCTGGACTAGAATTGGCAGTCAATCCCTACCATCCGGCTCCATTCAGCTCGGATTGGTTCCAGACAGAAAAGATAATGCTCCTAGTCAGTTTCACATTCTTGGCAATAGTAATGCTTCAG AacaagatgatgatgataagtCAGCCGCTTCTACTGATTCACCACCTTCTCCAAAGTACACCATGTTAGAGAAATGGATTATGGATCAGCAGAGGAAGAAACTTTTAACCGAGCAAGGTTGGGTTCTAAAACagcagaaaacaaaacaaagaattgCCACTTGTTTTGACAAGTTAAAG GAAACTGTTAGCTCGTCTGAAGACATATCTGCAAAAACCAAAATTgtaatagaattgaaaaagcttCAGCTCTTGGAGCTTCAACGCCGTCTAAGGAG TAATtttctcaatgatttttttaagccCATCACAAATGACATGGATCGTTTGAAATCATATAAGAAACATAAGCATGGCAGGAGGATCAAACAACTTGAAAGGTATGAGCAGAAAATGAAGGAAGAACGACAAAAGAGGATACGTGAGAGGCAGAAGGAGTTCTTTGCTGAGATAGAAGTTCACAA GGAAAGACTGGAAGATGTGTTTAAGATTAAGAGAGAACGCtggaaaggtttcaataaataTGTCAAAGAGTTCCATAAAAGGAAGGAGCGTACCCATCGGGAGAAGATTGACAGAATCCAGCGTGAGaagattaatttattgaaaatcaatGATGTTGAGGGGTATCTGCGAATGGTGCAG GATGCAAAATCAGACCGTGTTAAGCAACTGCTGAAAGAGACGGAGAAGTATCTTCAAAAGCTGGGATCCAAGCTACAGGAAGCTAAGTCTATGGCAAGCCGATTTGAGAATGATATGGATGAGTCACGGCATGCTGCTGTTGTTGAGAAGAATGAAACTTCTGTTGAGAATGAAGATGAAAGTGACCAGGCCAAG CATTACATGGAAAGCAATGAGAAGTACTATTTGATGGCTCATAG TGTAAAAGAAAGCATTGCAGAACAGCCAACATGTCTCCTGGGCGGAAAATTAAGGGA GTATCAGATGAATGGACTAAGGTGGTTGGTTTCACTATACAACAATCATTTGAATGGCATTCTTGCTGATGAAATGGGTCTTGGGAAAACTGTTCAg GTTATTTCTCTAATTTGCTACCTGAtggaaacaaaaaatgataGAGGGCCTTTCTTGGTGGTTGTACCTTCTTCAGTTTTACCTGGCTGGGAGACTGAAATCAATTTCTGGGCACCTGGAATCCACAAAATTGTCTATTCTGGGCCTCCGGAGGAGAGGCGCAGGCTATTTAA gGAAAAGATTGTGCATCAAAAATTCAATGTCCTTCTGACAACGTATGAATATCTGATGAACAAACACGATAGACCGAAACTGAGCAAGATACATTGGCgatatataataattgatgaaGGCCATCGCATAAAGAATGCTTCTTGCAAATTGAATGCTGACTTGAGGCATTATCAGAGTTCTCACAGGTTGTTATTAACTGGAACACCACTACAG AACAATCTTGAGGAATTGTGGGCACTACTCAACTTTTTGCTACCTAACATATTTAACTCAGCAGAGGATTTTTCTCAGTGGTTCAACAAACCATTTGAGAGTAATGGTGATAATTCAGCCGATGAA GCCTTACTTTCCGAGGAGGAAAATTTGTTGATCATAAACCGTCTCCACCAAGTTCTTCGACCATTTGTACTTCGGAGACTGAAACACAAG GTTGAGAATCAACTGCCTGAGAAGATTGAGAGACTTGTTCGGTGTGAGGCTTCTGCATATCAGAAGCTTCTTATGAAGAGAGTAGAAGAGAATCTTGGTTCAATTGGAAATTCAAAG GCTCGAACAGTGCACAACTCAGTTATGGAGCTTCGTAACATATGCAATCATCCATACCTTAGCCAGCTTCATGCGGATGAG GTTGATACTTTGATACCTAAGCATTTTCTGCCACCAATTATTAGACTTTGTGGAAAGCTTGAGATGCTAGATCGTTTGCTACCCAAATTGAAAGCAACAGACCATCGG gttcttttcttttccacaaTGACCAGGCTGCTTGATGTTATGGAGGAGTATCTCACTTGGAAACAGTATCGATACCTTCGCTTGGATGGTCATACCTCTGGAGGTGACCGTGGTTCACTCATTGACCGTTTTAACCAACAAGATTctccatattttattttcttgctcag CATTCGGGCTGGTGGTGTTGGAGTGAACCTTCAAGCTGCTGATACTGTGATCATATTTGATACTGATTGGAATCCTCAG GTTGATCTTCAAGCTCAAGCAAGGGCTCATAGGATTGGCCAGAAGAGGGATGTGCTTGTTCTTCGATTTGAAACA GTCCAAACTGTTGAAGAACAAGTCAGAGCTTCTGCTGAGCATAAACTGGGAGTTGCTAATCAGAGCATTACTGCTGGTTTCTTTGACAATAATACAAG TGCAGAAGATCGAAGGGAATACTTGGAGTCCCTTCTGCGTGAATGCAAGAAAGAGGAGGCTGCCCCTGTTTTAGATGATGATGCTCTAAATGATCTCTTAGCTCGCAG TGAATCAGAGATTGATGTATTTGAATCAGTTGACAAACAAAGGCGGCATCAAGAGATG GCAACATGGAAGAGTTTGTTATCGGGTCAAGGGATGGATGCTTTGGAACCTCTACCACCTTTGCCTTCACGCCTTGTAACAGATGATGACTTGAAAGCACTCTATGAAGCAATGAAGTTGTATGATATGCCAAAGGCTGGGGCAGAATCCAATGCAGGGGCGAAGCGTAAGGGGCAGCATGTTGGGGGCCTTGATGCTAAACATTATGGAAGGGGCAAACGAGCTAGAGAG GTACGCTCTTATGAAGAGCAATGGACAGAAGAGGAATTTGAGAAGATGTGTCAGGCTGAATCTCCAGACTCTCCTAAGGTGAAAGAAGAAACAGGAGAGAGGAACTTGCCAAAAGAGGCTAGTGGGTCTTTATTGGCTATTGGTTGCACAGAACCTCAAGCTCCACCACAACTGCCACCGCTGCCACCTCCTGTGGAGCCTCTCCTGCTGCAGCAGAGCAAAGAGGTAACTCCTCCATCAAAACGGGGGCGTGGAAGGCCGAGAAGAGCAACTTCAGATAAATCTCCAGCTGCGATGGTACTCTCAGTACCTCCTGAAACTGGCAAAGTGGATGTGGAGTTACAGAAGGGAATAGAGTCTGGCTCCTCAAAAACATCTCCTCTTGATTCTTCTCCTGTTCCTAATTTAGAAGGTAATAGTGGAGCCACACCTCATTTAGGATCAAGGATTGCTCCCAGTGCTCAGCCAACCACTCCAGTTTCTGTTGCACTTAGCTCACAAATCACTACTGCTCCCCTTTCTGTGCCATTGCAATCAAGAGGTCGAGGACGGAAGGTTCAAGGTGCAGTTCAAACACCACGGCGCAGAGGAAAGAATCAAGTGGCTGTTTCACCCACCACTTCAAGTTCTGCTGTTCCTGATCCAAATATAAATGATCAATCACAGAATGTATCTGTCAATCCATCAGTAATTGCCATGGGTGGAACTGTTTCTAGTGCTCCCATGCCACAACATCCTACTAATtttcctgctgctgctgctgctgctgtagaGGGTATTAGTGCAGCCACTCATCATTCTGGGCCTGGGACTGCTTTGGATTCTCAACCAAACCCTCCCAACCCTTCTATCTCCCCTACCATTCAATCCATAGTTCCTAGTTCTTCAGTTCCTATGCAAGTCAAAGGGCAAAACCGAAAGACTCAAAGTGGCACTGAAACAACTCGACgcaaaggaaagaaagaggTGCCAGTATCACCTTCTGTTCCAGATGCTTCAGACAGTCAGCTTTCAAAATCCAATCCAACGTTGTCACAGGATAAATCTGGGGAATCAGGAAGTAAAGCTATTTTCATGGTTAGTAACCAACAGAATGATGCTCTGGACAGAGATGTTAACCAGGAGCAAGTGTCCCAAGAAGTTGGCCAGGATAAAAAAGCAACTGAGCTTTTGGATGATGTAGCCCAGCATAGGCAACCAGCCAGCACTCTTACAACGCATGATGGTATTACCAGATCTATGG CTTGTGCAGGATCTTCTGGACAAATACATGGTGTTGATATGCATGATGTAGCTTCTGTGACAAAGGAGGTTTCAGCAGTGAATAGCTCTTCAAAAGCTAAAGTACTTGAAGTTTCTGGGAGTGAAAGTGGAGTTATCCTGTCTACACCTCAATTAAGTAAGCGCTTTGCAGAGGTGGTCCAGAATCAAAGCTCAGAGGATAACCCTTCCCCAGTGGTTTATCCTGCAACTGAGTCATTACTCCATTCTGCCACTGTAGAAGGTGTTTGCAAAACTGTGCATCAGCTTGCTCCAAAGATTACTTCCAGCTCTCAGCCAATTTCATCTTATCCTTCTGTTACTCCAGTATTTCAATCTAACACTCCTGAAGCCATGCAAGTTAAAAGGCAAGGTCATAAAGCTCCTACCAGAGGGGAAGCACCTAGACGAAGAGGTAAGAAACAGGGTTCAATTTCACCTGCTGTGGATGCTACAATTGGTCAGGATCCCATTGTAAATCCTCAAATGCAAATGCAAAATAAGTCCAGAGATTCATTAGGGAGCAAGGTCATATCCTTGAGGAGTGCTCAAGGAAATGAACTCAAGGAGTTGAAGAATGTTGTTCAG GAAGCACATATTCCCAGTGGTTTAGTTGGTCAagatccaaaaagaaaagaagctagTGGGATTCTGGCTGTTGGCCGAATTCAGACTGCTGACGTAACTGATGTTGCTCGTGTGATGAAGGAGATTTTTTCTGAGACTTgctcttcaaaaaataaaattggtgaCTCTTCTACAGTTGAAGTTAGAAGTGCCCCTGTTTCAAGTAAGATGTCTGTGGAGGTGGCAAAAAACCAAAGCTCAGAGGGTAAAGCACTATCCGCTGTGTCAATTTTAGAAGCTACACTTCCAGTCATGGGGAGTTCAAATGATGATTCTAAACAGCCTGGGTCTGGAGATGGTGTCAAGATGGAAGGGGATCATACTCCTGCTTTGGGTAAGGCTCCTACTTCTGAAATCAATCCCTCTATGCTTGAAATCAAGACCAGTCATGGCCCTGTTGAAAAAATGAGAGAGTTGATACGGGCTTCCACTGAAAACCCAGTCATGGGAAGTAATATGGAAGTCAATCATTCAGTTCTTGATGCTGGTGACAGGGACAATATTACTTCTCAGAGACCTGCTCCTGAAGGTCTTcttggtgatggtggtgatcCTCCCATGGTTACCCTATCTGTTTCAGATGTAACAGAACACCCTAGGAGTGACTCTGGATACAGAACGCAGGCTTCAAAAGCATCTCCTAAGTTTTCTCCACATGTTAGCCTTGGCAATCGTACAATTTCCATTAAACCTGATTATACTGATTATTTTTCCTTAGGGACTGTTACTCCTGTTGCAGATCATTCAGATTCAAGAAATATCCTAAGTGTAGCTGATAGTGTATCTAGAAGCAGTAATAAGCCTTCTGTGAAAGAGTCCCTAGATTCTTCTCTTGAAATCAGAGATGATGAAGCTAAAACTCATATTCAATCGGGGGTTGATATAACCAAGGTTGAGGGTGAGGAGGTCTGCAAAATGCAAATTGATCCTGCTGTATcagag GCCTCTTCTCTTAAATATCTGTCTTCTTCCAACAAGATAGAGCCAAACAGTTCTGCAGCTGGAGCCAGTCATCGAAAGGATGCTTTTTCTCAGTTTGGTGGGATTGTGCTGCAAAATATTTCTCCACTCAGAGGAAATACCTATGGCCCATGTGAGAATGATCTTGTTGGAAGCTCAGTAGCAGTGGAGGAACCACACAAAACTGAAGCAGGTAACAAAGCAGAATATTCTCAGGTTGGTGCGTTTGTGCCAAAAGATTTGTCAGAAAACATGGTTCTACCCTCGTCCCCACTGGCAAGGGAGGAAGAAAAGGACAGTAGACCATTTGAGCAGGGTTTAGCTGGCAGCTCAATAGAACCAGAAACATCAAAGGGGTTTGAGGCTCAAATGGCCAGTAAAATGGATGTATCTAATGCTAATGTTATCATTCCAGAAATTAGACCAGAACACATGGTTCTACCCCAATCTTTCTTGGAAGCAGAAGAAAACATCAATGGCATTTTGGAGAATGATGCGGCTTGCTGTTTGGTGGTGCCAGAGGGAGCAAAGGGATCTGAAGTTGAAAATGATGATCAGATGGGCGCGCAGAAGGTGTCTGATAGTGTACAAGAAATTGTGGATCCCTTACCATCTTCTCTTGTAATAGAGGAAGATCAGGTTGAGGGCTCATCCGAGAAGGGTGCGCTTTGTTTCTCTGTAATAGTTCAAAATTCAGGAGGGTCAGAAGCTGAAGCAGGCAAGCAACTAGATGCATCTCATGCTGAGACTTTGGTACGAGAAAATGTATCAGAGAACATGGTTTCGCCAAGATCTTCTTTGGTATCAGAGGCACCAGTGGTTGAGGGCTCTTCTGAGCAGGATATATTTGGCTTCTCAGTAGTACTAGAGACATCTAAAGGGTCTGCTACTAATAATGAGGTTCAAGTAAATCCATCTCAGGTAGATGGAGTTGTGCCTGAAACTAAAACGGGCATATGGATGCAGGAATCTGAGATTGCAAGATCATCTGAGAAGCACCAAGATGACAGCTCAGTAGCCAAGCAATCAAAACCATCTGCAATTGAAGAGGGCAGTCAAATGATAGTATCTGAGGTTGGTGGAATTGTGCATGAAACTTCTTTGGAAAACAGTTGTGTGCCATCTGTCTCAGAAACAAAGGCAGAAAACGCTAATTGCTTATATGAGAAAAGTTCTCATTGCGTCTTGCTTGCTCTAGAGGAAGCAAAACAGTCTGAAACTGAAAGTAGCAACCAACTGGCTGTATCTGATTTTCCTATGACCGGGCCTGAAAATTCTTTGGAGAACATATGCCAGTCTTCATGTTCTCTAACAATGGAGGCGGATAAGATTGAGGGCTCGTCTAAGAAGAGTTCTTGTGACATCTCAGTAGCAATGGAGGAAtcaaaaaagtttgaaaaagaaaacgatgAATCTCATGTTGGTAGCAAGGAATGTGAAGAAAGTCAAGTTGTTGGTACCAGTTTCGAACACACACAGGTTGGTAGCATTGGACCAGAAGAAACATCTGGAAACACAGACAAATCCTCATATTCCTCAGAAATGCAGGAAGGTAAGATTGAGGGCTCATCTCAGAATATCCCAGAGGAATCAAATAGGTCGGAAGCTGAAACAGATGATCAAACTCAGTATGGTGGGATGGCTCTAGCCAACATGTCAGAAAATATCGAGGGCTCTTATTCCTCAGGGATGCAGGAAGACAAGATTAAGGGCTCTTCTTTGAATGTACCAGAGGAATCAAATAGGTTGGAAGCTGAAACAGATGATCAAACTCAATTTGGTGGGATGACTCTAGCTAAGATGTCAGAAAAGATTGAGGGCTCATCTCTGAATGTCCCAGAGGAATCAAATAG GTCGGAAGCTGAAACAAATGACCAAGCTCAATGTGGTGGGATGGCTCAAGCTAACATGCCAGAAAAGATAGAGGACGTATCTTTCTCAGGGATGCAGGAAGACAAGATTGAGGGCTCATCTCAGAATGTCCCAGAGTCAAATAGGTCAGAAGCTGAAACAgataatcaaactcaatttggtGGGATGGCTCTAGCTAAGATGTTAGAAAAGATTGAGGGCTCATCTCTGAATGTCCAAGAGGAATCAAATAGGTCGGAAGCTGAAACAAATGACCAAGCTCAATGTGGTGGGATGGCTCTAGCGAACATGCCAGAAAAGATAGAGGACTTGTCTTCCTCAGGGATGCAGGAAGACAAGATTAAAGGCTCTTCTCTAAATGTCCCAGAGGAATCAAAAAGGCAGGAAGCTGAAACTGTAACTGATGATGAAACTCAGTGTGATGGGATGGCTCCAGCGAACATGTTGCCTTCATCTTCTCTCTTGGAGGAAAAGACTGACGTCTTATCAGAGAAAGATCCAGCTGAATAA